GACAAGCGCACGCGCCCGGCGCCGGAAATCGTCGCCGAATTGACGGGCAAGTTCCAGTCTATCCAGGAAGGCTTCGCATTCGCCTTCATGCCGCCGGCCATCCTTGGCATCGGCGCCGGTTCGGGCTTCGCGCTATATGTGCAGGATCGCACCGGGCTCGGCTACGGTGAGTTGCAAAACGCTGTGACCTCGCTGTCCGGCGCGCTCTCGCAAGTGCCCGGCATGGGCTTTCCGATCAGCTCCTATCAGTCGAACGTCCCGCAGCTCACCGCCGACGTCGATCGCACCAAGGCGAAGAAGGAGGGGTTGGCATTGACCGATGTGTTCGAAACCTTGCAGGTGTACCTGGGTTCTACCTACGTCAACGATTTCACGCGCTTCGGCCGCACTTATCAGGTGTACGCGCAGGCCGATGCGCCGTTCCGCGATCAGGCCGAGGACGTGCTGAAGCTGCGCACGCGAAACAGCGCGGGCGAGATGGTGCCGATCGGCAGCGTCGTCAAAGTCAGCCAGACGTACGGTCCGGATCCGGTGATCCGTTACAACGGTTATCCCGCAGCCGATCTCTTGGGCGAAGCGGATCCGCGCGTGATGTCCTCCAACGAAGCCATCGCCAAAATTGCCGGTATGGCGCCGCAAATCCTGCCGGCGGGAATGAGTTACGCGTGGACCGATTTGACCTTCCAGCAGGTGAACGAAGGCAATGCCAATCTGATCGTGTTCCCGCTGTGCGTGCTACTCGCCTTTTTGGTGCTGGCCGGGCTTTACGAAAGCTGGACCTTGCCGCTCGCGGTGATTTTGATTGTGCCGATGTGCATGCTGTCGGCGCTGGTCGGCATCTGGCTGACGGGCGGCGATAACAATATCTTCGTGCAGATCGGCCTGGTCGTGTT
The nucleotide sequence above comes from Burkholderiales bacterium. Encoded proteins:
- a CDS encoding efflux RND transporter permease subunit, with product APLILAVYAVLIGCTFFMFRAVPGGFIPTQDKLYLIGGLKLPEGASLDRTEAVVRKMSDMALATDGVIDAVAFPGLNALQFSNTPNTGTIFFGLESFDKRTRPAPEIVAELTGKFQSIQEGFAFAFMPPAILGIGAGSGFALYVQDRTGLGYGELQNAVTSLSGALSQVPGMGFPISSYQSNVPQLTADVDRTKAKKEGLALTDVFETLQVYLGSTYVNDFTRFGRTYQVYAQADAPFRDQAEDVLKLRTRNSAGEMVPIGSVVKVSQTYGPDPVIRYNGYPAADLLGEADPRVMSSNEAIAKIAGMAPQILPAGMSYAWTDLTFQQVNEGNANLIVFPLCVLLAFLVLAGLYESWTLPLAVILIVPMCMLSALVGIWLTGGDNNIFVQIGLVVLMGLACKNAILIVEFARELEHQGRGTVEAALEACRLRLRPIVMTSVAFIAGVVPLVLSSGAGAEVRRVMGITVFSGMIGVTLFGLFLTPVFYVTVRKLFSRRRDRPALPAGARPQEAPGA